The following are encoded in a window of Halosolutus halophilus genomic DNA:
- a CDS encoding MTH1187 family thiamine-binding protein, whose amino-acid sequence MTVVALLSVAPVIEDSMAGEVAKAVAALEEYDVEYETNPMGTVIEADNTDELFAAAQAAHDAVDGDRVSTVLKIDDKRSRETSAQDKVDAVAEELGRRPTSTE is encoded by the coding sequence ATGACGGTCGTTGCACTGTTGAGCGTCGCACCGGTGATCGAGGACAGCATGGCAGGAGAGGTCGCGAAGGCCGTCGCGGCGCTCGAGGAGTACGACGTGGAGTACGAGACGAATCCGATGGGAACCGTGATCGAGGCCGACAACACGGACGAACTGTTCGCGGCCGCGCAGGCCGCCCACGACGCCGTCGACGGTGATCGGGTGAGCACCGTGCTCAAGATCGACGACAAACGATCGCGTGAGACGTCCGCCCAGGACAAAGTCGACGCCGTCGCCGAGGAACTCGGTCGCCGGCCGACCAGCACCGAGTAG
- a CDS encoding heavy-metal-associated domain-containing protein: MDQTTLDVTGMACDGCEQNVTEALEALEGISSVTANHEADQVRVEHDEEAVDEETIATTIEDAGYEVTA; encoded by the coding sequence ATGGACCAGACCACACTCGACGTCACCGGTATGGCCTGTGATGGCTGCGAACAGAACGTCACCGAGGCGCTCGAAGCGCTCGAGGGGATCTCGTCGGTTACAGCGAACCACGAAGCCGACCAGGTGCGCGTCGAACACGACGAGGAGGCCGTCGACGAGGAGACGATCGCCACGACGATCGAGGACGCGGGATACGAGGTCACCGCGTAG
- the mch gene encoding methenyltetrahydromethanopterin cyclohydrolase: MESLNRMAIELVDEALEYAEELNVGGYDLENEATVLDFGVEFDGGVEAGLLLTEIQTAGMATPSHALGEIAGTPIPFVELTTDQPALSLLCSQKAGWELTTTDFEGLGSGPARALVAEEEEFRRIGYTDAFDLTALAIETDELPPESAAEQVADLAEVEPSSVFLLAYRTASLVGSITNAARAAELATFRLSELGYDPLDIVSATGRAPVAPVAEDEQTAIARTNDAIAYGGTAHLTVREDADFFADAPSTVADDHGRPFGDIFDELDWDFSEVPADLFAPATVTIDVLGGPTYAHGETDEELLADSFDL; the protein is encoded by the coding sequence ATGGAGAGTCTCAATCGGATGGCGATCGAACTGGTCGACGAAGCCCTCGAGTACGCCGAGGAGTTGAACGTCGGGGGGTACGATCTCGAGAACGAGGCGACGGTGCTCGACTTCGGGGTCGAGTTCGACGGCGGCGTCGAGGCGGGGCTCCTGCTGACCGAGATCCAGACGGCGGGGATGGCGACGCCGAGCCACGCCCTCGGCGAGATCGCCGGCACGCCGATCCCGTTCGTCGAGTTGACGACCGACCAGCCGGCGCTGTCGCTGCTGTGCTCCCAGAAGGCGGGCTGGGAGCTGACGACGACGGACTTCGAGGGACTCGGAAGCGGTCCGGCCCGGGCGCTGGTCGCCGAGGAGGAGGAGTTTCGCCGGATCGGCTACACGGACGCGTTCGACCTGACCGCACTCGCGATCGAAACCGACGAATTGCCGCCCGAATCCGCCGCCGAACAGGTCGCCGACCTCGCGGAAGTCGAGCCCAGTAGCGTGTTCCTGCTGGCCTACCGGACTGCGAGCCTCGTCGGCTCGATCACGAACGCCGCGCGTGCGGCCGAACTCGCCACCTTCCGACTCTCCGAACTCGGGTACGATCCCCTCGATATCGTCTCCGCGACGGGGCGTGCGCCGGTCGCACCGGTTGCGGAAGACGAACAGACGGCGATCGCCCGCACGAACGACGCGATCGCGTACGGCGGGACGGCCCACCTGACGGTTCGCGAGGACGCGGATTTCTTCGCCGACGCCCCGTCGACGGTCGCCGACGACCACGGCCGCCCGTTCGGCGACATCTTCGACGAACTCGACTGGGACTTCTCGGAGGTCCCCGCGGACCTGTTCGCGCCCGCGACGGTGACGATCGACGTCCTCGGCGGCCCGACCTACGCCCACGGCGAGACCGACGAGGAACTGCTCGCCGACTCGTTCGACCTCTAA
- a CDS encoding HAD family hydrolase has translation MTGDVDAICFDLDDTLCTYRRSGADVLTRAFDRAGVARLWAVEEYHDLYSDYLAESTDADDLRRRCFAELAVDAGHDRETGRVVADEFAAVRDQEAVDPLPGAREAVEALSDRYRLGLVTNGAPEMQRTKLEAIGLADSFETVVYAGYDTPAKPAAEPFTTALDALESTPGRAVHVGNSLSSDVAGARAAGLRSVWVPFENRSTGTPDPTPDYTLETLADLATPPW, from the coding sequence GTGACCGGGGACGTCGACGCGATCTGTTTCGATCTCGACGACACGCTCTGTACGTATCGGCGGTCGGGTGCGGACGTTCTCACGCGGGCGTTCGACCGCGCCGGCGTTGCCCGGCTGTGGGCAGTCGAGGAGTACCACGATCTGTACAGTGACTATCTCGCCGAGAGCACGGACGCCGACGATCTTCGCCGGCGGTGCTTCGCGGAACTCGCAGTTGACGCCGGCCACGACCGCGAGACCGGTCGGGTCGTCGCCGACGAGTTCGCCGCCGTCCGCGACCAGGAAGCCGTCGATCCCCTTCCCGGTGCGCGCGAGGCCGTCGAGGCCCTGTCCGATCGGTACCGACTGGGGCTCGTCACCAACGGCGCACCCGAGATGCAACGGACCAAACTCGAGGCGATCGGCCTGGCGGACTCGTTCGAGACGGTCGTCTACGCAGGGTACGATACGCCGGCGAAACCGGCCGCCGAGCCGTTCACGACCGCGCTGGACGCGCTCGAATCGACGCCCGGTCGGGCGGTCCACGTCGGAAACTCCCTCTCGTCGGACGTCGCCGGTGCGCGGGCCGCCGGGCTCCGATCGGTGTGGGTCCCGTTCGAAAACCGGTCGACCGGGACTCCCGATCCGACGCCGGACTACACGCTCGAAACGCTCGCCGACCTCGCGACGCCGCCGTGGTGA
- a CDS encoding GTPBP1 family GTP-binding protein, with product MSRDRALLERALDRGEQDGGNVEFKERLLRDVHLEGGRRESLAAQLRHRLLSGDGEATYVVGVTDDGGLAGIDPDDFSESMDVLSLLAEEADAHIDDVQTWGVKDGLVGVATIHDGAVLETDDEHVVVGTAGHVDHGKSTLVGSLVTGKADDGDGATRTYLDVQPHEVERGLSADLSYAVYGFDDDGPVRVRNPNRKADRAEVVEEADRLVSFVDTVGHEPWLRTTIRGLVGQKLDYGLLVVAADDGPTRTTREHLGVLLATDLPTIVAITKTDVVDDERVQEVEREVERLLREVDKSPLRVARHGVDAAVEEVNERVVPIVATSAITKDGLDILDELFDRLPKTSRDTGEFRMYVDRSYSVTGVGAVASGTVMSGEVEAGDELLIGPMPDGRFQDVEVRSIEMHYHQVDRAQAGRIVGIALKGIKESAVERGMVLLPADADPEPIREFEAEVMVLNHPTRIGDGYEPVVHLETIGEAAAFYPEDGRLLPGDTGKATVRFKFRPYLVEEGQKFVFREGRSKGVGTVTGVTPVD from the coding sequence ATGAGCCGTGACCGGGCTCTCCTCGAGCGAGCCCTGGACCGTGGCGAACAGGACGGTGGCAACGTCGAGTTCAAGGAACGCCTTTTACGGGACGTCCACCTCGAGGGTGGACGACGGGAGAGTCTGGCTGCCCAGTTGCGACACCGGCTCCTGTCCGGAGACGGCGAGGCGACGTACGTCGTCGGGGTGACGGACGACGGCGGCCTCGCCGGCATCGATCCCGACGACTTCTCCGAGTCGATGGACGTGCTCTCGCTCCTCGCGGAGGAAGCCGACGCACACATCGACGACGTGCAGACGTGGGGCGTGAAAGACGGACTGGTCGGCGTCGCGACGATCCACGACGGGGCCGTCCTCGAGACCGACGACGAACACGTCGTCGTCGGGACGGCCGGCCACGTCGATCACGGGAAGAGTACGCTGGTGGGCTCGCTCGTCACCGGAAAGGCGGACGACGGCGACGGGGCCACGCGCACGTATCTCGACGTCCAGCCTCACGAGGTCGAGCGCGGCCTCTCGGCGGACCTCTCCTACGCCGTCTACGGCTTCGACGACGACGGTCCCGTTCGCGTCCGAAACCCGAACCGCAAGGCCGATCGGGCCGAAGTGGTCGAGGAGGCCGATCGCCTCGTGTCGTTCGTCGACACCGTCGGTCACGAGCCGTGGCTCCGGACGACGATCCGCGGCCTCGTCGGGCAGAAACTCGATTACGGACTGCTGGTCGTCGCCGCCGACGACGGTCCCACACGGACGACGCGGGAACACCTCGGCGTCCTGCTGGCGACCGATCTGCCGACGATCGTCGCGATCACGAAGACCGACGTCGTCGACGACGAGCGCGTCCAGGAGGTCGAGCGAGAGGTCGAACGCCTCCTCCGAGAGGTCGACAAGTCGCCGCTACGAGTCGCACGCCACGGCGTCGACGCCGCCGTCGAAGAGGTCAACGAACGGGTCGTCCCGATCGTCGCGACCAGCGCCATCACGAAGGACGGCCTCGACATCCTGGACGAACTGTTCGATCGACTCCCCAAGACGTCCCGGGACACCGGCGAGTTCCGGATGTACGTCGATCGAAGCTACTCGGTCACCGGCGTCGGGGCGGTCGCCTCGGGGACCGTCATGTCGGGCGAGGTCGAGGCCGGCGACGAACTCCTCATCGGCCCGATGCCGGACGGCCGCTTCCAGGACGTCGAGGTCCGATCGATCGAGATGCACTATCACCAGGTCGACAGGGCGCAAGCGGGCCGGATCGTCGGCATCGCCCTCAAGGGGATCAAGGAGAGCGCCGTCGAGCGCGGCATGGTGTTGCTCCCGGCAGACGCCGACCCGGAGCCGATCCGGGAGTTCGAGGCCGAAGTCATGGTGCTCAACCATCCCACCCGGATCGGCGACGGCTACGAACCAGTCGTCCACCTCGAGACGATCGGCGAAGCGGCGGCCTTCTATCCCGAAGACGGCCGCCTGCTGCCGGGTGATACGGGCAAGGCCACCGTCCGGTTCAAATTCCGGCCGTATCTCGTCGAGGAAGGCCAGAAGTTCGTCTTCCGCGAGGGCCGTAGCAAGGGCGTCGGGACCGTGACCGGCGTCACTCCCGTCGACTGA
- the pyrF gene encoding orotidine-5'-phosphate decarboxylase: MNFFDRLHDRIHTVDSVVSVGLDPDPSRIPDHLREYDLPRWAFNRRIIDATHDHAAVYKPNAAFYEDPDGWRALEETIAYAHGKDVPVLLDAKRADIGNTTRQYAQMLETVDAITVNPYMGRDSLQPFLADEESGVFVLCRTSNPGGEDLQDLELASGEAVYERVAALADLWNENDNVGLVVGATTPDELEAIRERVPDLPFLVPGVGAQGGDAEAAVEYGLADGIGLVNSSRGIIFAGEDEGEGFAAASGQAAKRLKRRLNQYRE, translated from the coding sequence ATGAACTTCTTCGATCGACTGCACGACCGGATCCACACGGTCGACAGCGTCGTGAGCGTCGGACTCGACCCGGATCCGTCGCGCATCCCGGACCACCTGCGAGAGTACGATCTTCCCCGGTGGGCGTTCAACCGTCGGATCATCGACGCGACCCACGACCACGCTGCGGTGTACAAACCCAACGCGGCCTTCTACGAGGATCCGGACGGCTGGCGCGCCCTCGAGGAGACGATCGCGTACGCCCACGGGAAGGACGTCCCCGTCCTCCTGGACGCCAAACGGGCCGACATCGGGAACACGACCCGCCAGTACGCCCAGATGCTCGAGACGGTCGACGCCATCACGGTCAACCCGTACATGGGCCGGGACTCCCTGCAGCCGTTCCTGGCGGACGAGGAGTCCGGCGTGTTCGTCCTCTGTCGCACCTCCAATCCGGGTGGCGAAGACCTGCAGGACCTCGAACTCGCGAGCGGCGAAGCCGTCTACGAACGGGTCGCCGCGCTGGCTGACCTGTGGAACGAGAACGACAACGTGGGCCTCGTCGTCGGCGCGACGACCCCCGACGAGCTCGAGGCGATCCGTGAACGGGTTCCCGACCTGCCCTTCCTCGTCCCCGGCGTCGGCGCACAGGGTGGCGACGCCGAAGCGGCGGTCGAGTACGGTCTGGCCGACGGTATCGGCCTCGTCAACTCCTCGCGGGGGATCATCTTCGCGGGCGAAGACGAGGGCGAGGGGTTCGCCGCGGCGAGCGGCCAGGCGGCGAAACGGTTGAAACGACGCCTGAACCAGTACCGCGAGTGA
- a CDS encoding VOC family protein: MTALGAHHVGITVNDLEATLPFYRDVLGLDVTDRFSVDGEAFADAVGVDGASARFVHLAADGVRLELVEYEPVARESPAAGLNQPGATHVGFEVDDLDEFYDDLPDDVPTISEPRTTGTGTSILFLRDPEDNLVEVLEA, translated from the coding sequence ATGACAGCTCTCGGCGCCCATCACGTCGGTATCACCGTCAACGATCTCGAAGCGACCCTGCCGTTCTACCGGGACGTCCTCGGACTCGACGTCACCGACAGGTTCAGCGTCGACGGCGAGGCGTTCGCCGACGCCGTCGGCGTCGACGGAGCGAGTGCCCGGTTCGTTCACCTCGCTGCCGACGGGGTGCGACTCGAACTCGTCGAGTACGAACCGGTAGCGCGCGAATCACCGGCCGCCGGGCTCAACCAACCGGGCGCGACACACGTCGGCTTCGAGGTCGACGACCTCGACGAGTTCTACGACGACCTCCCCGACGACGTTCCGACGATCAGCGAGCCGCGAACCACCGGGACCGGCACCTCGATCCTGTTCCTCCGCGATCCCGAGGACAACCTGGTCGAAGTGCTCGAGGCCTGA
- a CDS encoding SDR family NAD(P)-dependent oxidoreductase: MAHTAVIAGVGPGLGESLARKFVDEGCRVGLFARSTDYLEELATDLGDDAVAVPTDITDPEAVEAGFREVRDAFGPVDILVNHASGGSWKGVRDVSPDEFERAWRVSAYGALLCTREAVDDMLAEDGGTVVFTGATSAVRGRGGALGFSAAKFAVRGMAESLARELGPDGVHVAHVVIDGQIEPPAVRESQPDREGAEFLDPDAIADSYWHLVTQDRSAWTLELDLRPHVEEF, from the coding sequence ATGGCGCACACAGCTGTGATCGCCGGCGTCGGTCCCGGACTCGGAGAATCGCTCGCCCGCAAATTCGTCGACGAGGGCTGTCGAGTCGGCCTGTTTGCCCGCTCGACGGACTACCTCGAGGAGCTTGCGACCGACCTCGGTGACGACGCGGTCGCCGTGCCGACGGACATCACGGATCCGGAAGCGGTCGAGGCGGGCTTTCGGGAAGTTCGCGACGCGTTCGGCCCCGTCGATATCCTCGTCAATCACGCGAGCGGCGGATCGTGGAAGGGAGTTCGGGACGTTTCCCCGGACGAGTTCGAACGAGCGTGGCGCGTCTCCGCGTACGGCGCCCTGCTGTGCACACGGGAGGCCGTCGACGACATGCTCGCCGAGGACGGTGGCACCGTCGTCTTCACCGGCGCGACCTCGGCGGTTCGCGGTCGCGGCGGCGCGCTCGGTTTCAGCGCGGCCAAGTTCGCAGTCCGGGGGATGGCCGAATCGTTGGCCCGCGAGCTCGGCCCCGACGGGGTTCACGTCGCCCACGTCGTGATCGACGGCCAGATCGAACCCCCGGCAGTCCGGGAGTCACAACCCGATCGTGAGGGGGCGGAGTTCCTCGATCCGGACGCGATCGCGGATTCGTACTGGCACCTCGTCACGCAGGATCGATCGGCGTGGACGCTCGAACTCGATCTCCGGCCGCACGTGGAGGAGTTTTGA
- a CDS encoding methylglyoxal synthase — translation MTRVALIAHDEKKPDLIEFALNHEAQLREYDLLATGTTGQRLIEATDLDIERKESGPLGGDLQIGAEVAADLLDGIVFLRDPLRAQPHEPDISALLRICDVHDTALATNLASAEFLIEGLAE, via the coding sequence ATGACGCGCGTTGCGCTCATCGCTCACGACGAGAAGAAACCGGATCTGATCGAGTTCGCGCTGAATCACGAAGCGCAGTTGCGGGAATACGACCTGCTCGCGACCGGCACGACCGGGCAGCGACTGATAGAAGCGACGGACCTCGACATCGAACGCAAGGAGTCGGGACCGCTCGGCGGAGACCTCCAGATCGGGGCGGAAGTCGCGGCCGATCTGCTCGACGGGATCGTCTTCCTGCGCGATCCGCTACGGGCCCAGCCGCACGAACCGGACATCTCGGCGCTGTTGCGGATCTGCGACGTCCACGACACCGCGCTGGCGACGAACCTCGCGTCCGCGGAGTTCCTGATCGAGGGACTGGCCGAGTAG
- a CDS encoding cation:proton antiporter regulatory subunit codes for MTIYESDLPGVGKKFEVELDDGSRLVIVTHNTGKREVYMKASADADGDKLFEASDRLARKIGTILEGAYFQPVQTEQVETMLSDETYLEWYGVTENAEIAGQSLAKARVRERTGVSIVAIQRGDELISPPTPETVLEVGDTLVVIGDREDCLEFEALLGDDHRA; via the coding sequence ATGACCATTTACGAGAGCGACCTCCCCGGCGTCGGGAAGAAATTCGAGGTCGAACTCGACGACGGCAGTCGTCTCGTCATCGTGACCCACAATACGGGGAAACGGGAGGTCTACATGAAGGCGAGCGCGGACGCCGACGGCGACAAACTGTTCGAGGCGTCCGATCGGCTCGCCCGCAAGATCGGCACGATCCTCGAGGGGGCGTACTTCCAGCCGGTCCAGACCGAGCAAGTGGAGACGATGCTCTCCGACGAGACCTACCTCGAGTGGTACGGCGTCACCGAGAACGCCGAAATCGCCGGACAGAGTCTCGCCAAAGCGCGGGTGCGCGAGCGTACGGGCGTCTCCATCGTCGCCATTCAGCGCGGGGACGAGCTGATCTCGCCGCCGACGCCGGAGACGGTACTCGAGGTCGGCGACACGCTCGTCGTCATCGGCGACCGCGAGGATTGCCTCGAGTTCGAGGCGTTACTCGGCGACGATCACAGGGCCTGA
- a CDS encoding cation:proton antiporter, whose amino-acid sequence MAAESTALIDLGVLFAAVAIAGLVAQRINQSVIPFYILVGMVLGEYVLGRLDFPALLGTELVPHGSELALLETEFIYLGAEIGIVLLLFFLGLEFNLDRLIAARDRIGKAGTWDLGINFGLGFVLGWAIFGSFLPAFLTGGIVYISSSAIITKSLIDLGWIANDEAEPMLGTLVYEDLFIAVYLSIATALVFGGGDVVEAVGQIGVAIGFILVLLLLVYLGTEWFQRALETDSHEFTTLRVLGITVLISGAALSIGVSEAVAAFFVGMAFSATEHVHDLENLLEPLRDTFAAIFFFWIGLVTDPSLFPGVAGLIVAAVAVTTPTKLVSGYLGGRIYDLDERRSVRVGLGMTVRGEFSLIIASVALAGAGAGLAQGTAEEIYAFAVGYVLFMSLLGTTLMQYSDRIESVVVPKLERVSAPTPQPIDD is encoded by the coding sequence GTGGCAGCTGAATCGACCGCACTGATCGACCTCGGCGTCCTGTTCGCCGCCGTGGCGATCGCGGGCCTCGTCGCACAGCGGATCAACCAGTCCGTGATTCCCTTCTACATCCTCGTCGGGATGGTGCTTGGCGAGTACGTGCTCGGACGGCTCGACTTCCCGGCGCTTCTGGGTACGGAACTCGTTCCGCACGGCTCCGAACTCGCGCTCCTCGAGACCGAGTTCATCTACCTCGGTGCGGAGATCGGGATCGTCCTCCTGCTCTTCTTCCTCGGACTGGAGTTCAACCTCGATCGACTGATCGCCGCCAGAGACCGGATCGGAAAGGCCGGAACCTGGGACCTCGGGATCAACTTCGGACTCGGGTTCGTTCTCGGCTGGGCGATCTTCGGCTCGTTCCTGCCCGCGTTCCTCACCGGGGGGATCGTCTACATCTCCTCGAGTGCGATCATCACGAAGTCGCTGATCGACCTCGGCTGGATCGCGAACGACGAGGCGGAACCGATGCTGGGGACGCTCGTCTACGAGGACCTCTTTATCGCGGTGTACCTGTCGATCGCGACGGCGCTCGTCTTCGGCGGCGGCGACGTCGTCGAGGCCGTCGGCCAGATCGGAGTCGCGATCGGGTTCATCCTCGTCCTGCTCCTGCTGGTCTACCTCGGGACCGAGTGGTTCCAGCGCGCGCTCGAGACCGATTCGCACGAGTTCACGACCCTGCGAGTGCTCGGGATCACGGTGCTCATCTCGGGCGCTGCACTCTCGATCGGCGTCAGCGAGGCCGTGGCCGCGTTCTTCGTCGGCATGGCCTTCTCCGCGACGGAGCACGTCCACGACCTCGAGAACCTGCTCGAGCCGCTCCGTGACACCTTCGCCGCGATCTTCTTCTTCTGGATCGGCCTCGTGACCGATCCGTCGCTGTTCCCCGGCGTCGCAGGACTCATCGTGGCCGCCGTCGCGGTGACGACCCCGACGAAACTGGTAAGCGGCTACCTCGGCGGCCGGATCTACGACCTCGACGAGCGCCGATCGGTTCGGGTCGGACTCGGAATGACCGTTCGCGGCGAGTTCTCGCTGATCATCGCGAGTGTCGCGCTCGCCGGGGCGGGGGCCGGACTCGCACAGGGCACAGCGGAGGAGATTTACGCCTTCGCCGTCGGCTACGTGCTGTTCATGAGCCTCCTCGGGACGACGCTCATGCAGTACTCGGATCGGATCGAGTCCGTCGTCGTTCCGAAACTCGAGCGCGTATCCGCGCCGACGCCACAACCGATCGACGACTGA
- a CDS encoding HAD family hydrolase, protein MPRAVVFDLDYTLAVPQRDRAAILSEATEAADAPDLSRDDYLAAHRRNLTRETREPIFEDLLADRDSDADPGELARAYRETIASALEPLPGVEGMLDRLREAYCVGLLTNGPVRAQRDKLSTLDWEDAFDAALVTGELEAGKPDPRAFQAIAAELGVDPADAVYVGDEIEADVYGATNADMAVIQVLRPNGPESDPRAIGHVEQAEVATAVPRILDSMEDAG, encoded by the coding sequence ATGCCACGGGCGGTCGTCTTCGACCTCGATTACACGCTCGCCGTCCCGCAGCGGGATCGGGCCGCGATCCTCTCGGAGGCGACCGAGGCCGCCGACGCGCCCGACCTCTCCCGGGACGACTACCTCGCGGCTCACCGCCGGAACCTCACCCGGGAGACCAGGGAACCCATTTTCGAGGACCTCCTCGCCGACCGGGACAGCGACGCCGATCCGGGGGAACTCGCACGCGCCTACCGCGAGACGATCGCGTCGGCACTCGAACCGCTCCCCGGCGTCGAGGGAATGCTCGATCGGCTTCGCGAGGCATATTGCGTCGGGCTTCTGACTAACGGTCCCGTCCGCGCCCAGCGGGACAAACTATCGACGCTGGACTGGGAGGACGCGTTCGACGCCGCGCTCGTCACCGGCGAACTCGAGGCCGGCAAACCGGACCCGCGGGCGTTCCAGGCGATCGCGGCGGAGTTGGGCGTCGATCCTGCGGACGCGGTCTACGTCGGCGACGAGATCGAAGCGGACGTCTACGGGGCGACCAACGCCGACATGGCGGTCATCCAGGTGCTCCGACCGAACGGTCCCGAGTCCGACCCGCGGGCGATCGGTCACGTCGAGCAAGCCGAGGTTGCGACGGCCGTGCCCCGAATTCTCGACTCGATGGAGGACGCGGGGTAG
- a CDS encoding DUF2240 family protein yields MSLRVAVAAPFVQNGSRRLRENEFVVALSLDRDWFSPDQAQRLIDIATRESLLDRDGDDLELAFDPAAVTVPDDFVPDEDLLQERSAFERVLDALVAEGIEKQVAVGAINTLQQELGLTIEAAAVVYAHREGVDVDDLAPIARSALTEDG; encoded by the coding sequence ATGAGTCTTCGCGTCGCCGTGGCCGCGCCGTTCGTCCAGAACGGTAGCCGACGCCTCCGGGAGAACGAGTTCGTCGTCGCGCTCTCGCTCGATCGGGACTGGTTCTCGCCCGACCAGGCACAGCGGCTGATCGACATCGCGACCCGGGAGTCGTTGCTCGACCGCGACGGCGACGACCTGGAACTCGCGTTCGACCCGGCGGCGGTGACGGTCCCCGACGACTTCGTCCCCGACGAGGACCTCCTGCAGGAACGATCGGCCTTCGAACGAGTCCTCGACGCGCTCGTCGCGGAGGGAATCGAGAAACAGGTGGCCGTCGGCGCGATCAACACCCTCCAGCAGGAACTCGGACTGACCATCGAGGCCGCCGCCGTCGTTTACGCACACCGCGAGGGGGTCGACGTGGACGACCTCGCCCCGATCGCCCGCTCGGCCCTGACCGAAGACGGTTAA
- a CDS encoding ribonuclease H, with protein sequence MAAHGRSALRDLFDESPTPHIAHPPRTHHRDFYVATDGSFRESGGGLGAVIETRDGTRVARVATTDTPPDNNVAEYRALHLGLDVLAARAPRDASVGVLVDHDALASNVNNVVLAASHPDRNPPQRVSVPAATRNHWRGVQARLSTFEEVRAARIDSDQNPAHPLANAPTQYEHVNREPDRCVLPEPPEPTGVTEFPPPSRADRNGGNGGGRASD encoded by the coding sequence ATGGCCGCTCACGGCCGGTCCGCTTTGCGGGACCTGTTCGACGAGTCGCCCACGCCGCACATTGCCCACCCCCCTCGCACCCATCACCGTGACTTCTACGTCGCTACCGACGGGTCCTTCCGGGAGTCGGGCGGTGGGCTGGGCGCCGTCATCGAAACGCGCGACGGTACCCGTGTCGCTCGCGTCGCGACCACGGACACGCCGCCGGACAACAACGTGGCCGAGTACCGGGCACTCCACCTCGGACTCGACGTGCTCGCCGCCCGTGCACCGCGAGACGCCAGCGTCGGCGTCCTCGTCGACCACGACGCGCTCGCGAGCAACGTCAACAACGTCGTCCTCGCGGCGAGCCACCCGGATCGAAACCCGCCACAGCGGGTCTCGGTCCCCGCTGCGACGCGGAACCACTGGAGAGGCGTCCAGGCGCGGCTCAGCACCTTCGAGGAGGTCCGCGCCGCCCGGATCGACAGCGACCAGAATCCCGCACACCCGCTGGCGAACGCACCGACCCAGTACGAACACGTCAATCGCGAACCGGACCGCTGTGTCCTTCCCGAACCGCCGGAACCGACCGGTGTGACGGAGTTCCCGCCGCCGTCCCGCGCCGATCGGAACGGTGGCAACGGTGGCGGTCGGGCGTCCGATTAG
- a CDS encoding DUF7529 family protein translates to MDEFEDAETVETVANRVTPAWDRVVEDMEVTADAYREDGWDAVECHPGDVTAVGDQDVQRDDARTGVDVLVPDDEFERAAAAVDGPGEFDEVDVFRAERNGVVFFVAALENDVAETAILVPGYYDVRSSRAFLETVEREGELRLHVRPLDQHRVLTFAQADPSPFVPTDP, encoded by the coding sequence ATGGACGAGTTCGAGGACGCCGAAACGGTCGAAACCGTCGCGAACCGGGTCACGCCCGCGTGGGATCGGGTCGTCGAAGACATGGAGGTGACCGCCGACGCGTACCGGGAGGACGGCTGGGACGCGGTCGAGTGCCACCCCGGAGACGTTACCGCCGTCGGCGACCAGGACGTCCAACGCGACGACGCCCGTACCGGCGTCGACGTCCTCGTTCCCGACGACGAGTTCGAGCGCGCGGCCGCGGCCGTCGACGGGCCGGGCGAGTTCGACGAGGTCGACGTGTTCCGGGCCGAACGAAACGGCGTCGTCTTCTTCGTCGCCGCGCTGGAGAACGACGTCGCCGAAACCGCCATCCTCGTTCCCGGGTACTACGACGTCCGGAGTTCCCGGGCGTTCCTGGAGACGGTCGAACGCGAGGGGGAACTCCGCCTACACGTGCGGCCGCTCGACCAGCACCGGGTGCTCACGTTCGCGCAGGCCGATCCATCTCCGTTCGTTCCGACCGACCCCTGA